The following coding sequences are from one Pseudomonas mendocina window:
- a CDS encoding DUF4124 domain-containing protein encodes MLLALVIVAAIAPDHAAAQIYKYSDSQGRITFSYKHCAGAAASSECARNTSSNPSQQAASAARDAKWEEVRGFYYVEIPQLEREATELMASPDRSGSGNGWKAQQGREAFKDLERAWERSAETQRRYDNALHQLDGY; translated from the coding sequence TTGCTACTTGCTCTCGTCATAGTCGCGGCAATTGCACCGGATCATGCTGCTGCGCAAATCTACAAATACTCCGACAGCCAAGGTCGCATCACCTTTTCCTACAAGCACTGCGCTGGCGCAGCGGCAAGTTCGGAGTGCGCCCGCAACACCTCCAGCAACCCATCGCAGCAGGCGGCAAGCGCGGCGCGGGATGCAAAATGGGAGGAAGTCCGAGGTTTCTACTACGTGGAGATACCGCAGCTCGAGCGCGAAGCTACTGAGTTGATGGCCTCGCCAGATCGCTCTGGATCGGGAAATGGCTGGAAGGCGCAGCAAGGCCGCGAGGCCTTCAAAGATCTGGAGCGAGCCTGGGAGAGAAGCGCCGAGACCCAAAGGAGGTACGACAATGCGCTACACCAGCTTGATGGTTATTAG
- a CDS encoding UDP-glucose/GDP-mannose dehydrogenase family protein, giving the protein MQICVIGAGYVGLVTATCFAEMGNQVVCVERDPQRVAMLSRGEAPIYEPGLETMLKAQLAGGQLSFTSQLQAGIRRAEVIFIAVGTPSGEDGSADLSHVLAVADELGERLEQSCLVVDKSTVPVGTAERVEQRINAGLAHRGKRSRVTVASNPEFLKEGSAVEDFMRPDRVIVGCDDERGRAQLRRLYAPFLRNHDRLLCMGVRAAEFSKYAANAFLATKISFINEMAGICARLGVDIEEVRRGIGSDRRIGTHFIYAGCGYGGACFPKDVKALIRTAEHEGIEPGILRAVEARNALQKTLLFQALREHFNGHLQGRVVALWGLAFKPGTDDLREAPSLVLLDALLTAGARVQACDPAATGGVAARYPSAVEAGQLVLSESPYAVTQGADALVLITEWKQFRQPDFLRVRGGMRMPVLFDGRNIYDADQLAELGFLYRGIGRPASGSCKASAA; this is encoded by the coding sequence ATGCAGATTTGCGTGATAGGAGCTGGATACGTAGGGCTGGTGACAGCGACCTGCTTTGCCGAGATGGGAAATCAGGTGGTTTGCGTTGAGCGTGATCCCCAGCGCGTCGCGATGCTGTCACGGGGGGAGGCGCCGATCTACGAGCCTGGTCTGGAAACGATGCTCAAGGCACAGCTGGCGGGTGGCCAGCTCAGTTTCACTTCGCAGCTTCAGGCCGGAATCCGCCGCGCCGAGGTCATCTTCATCGCCGTGGGCACACCCAGCGGCGAAGATGGCTCGGCTGATCTGAGTCATGTACTGGCAGTCGCCGATGAGCTGGGTGAGCGGCTAGAACAGAGCTGCCTGGTGGTGGACAAGTCCACCGTACCGGTGGGAACCGCCGAGCGGGTCGAGCAGCGTATCAATGCAGGCCTGGCACATCGCGGCAAGCGCTCGCGGGTTACGGTCGCAAGCAACCCGGAGTTTCTCAAGGAAGGCTCTGCGGTCGAGGATTTCATGCGGCCTGACCGGGTGATCGTCGGTTGTGACGACGAGCGCGGCCGGGCGCAGTTGCGCCGGCTGTATGCGCCGTTCCTGCGCAATCACGACCGTCTGCTGTGCATGGGCGTGCGTGCGGCCGAGTTCAGCAAGTACGCGGCCAATGCCTTCCTGGCGACCAAGATTTCCTTCATCAACGAGATGGCCGGCATCTGTGCGCGGCTGGGCGTTGATATTGAGGAGGTACGTCGTGGCATTGGCAGCGACCGGCGTATCGGTACGCATTTCATCTATGCCGGTTGCGGTTATGGGGGGGCGTGTTTTCCCAAGGACGTGAAGGCGTTGATCCGTACGGCGGAGCACGAGGGCATCGAGCCGGGCATCTTGCGGGCTGTGGAGGCGCGCAACGCGCTGCAGAAGACACTGCTGTTCCAGGCTCTGCGCGAGCATTTCAACGGTCACTTGCAGGGGCGCGTCGTCGCGCTCTGGGGGCTGGCGTTCAAGCCGGGCACTGATGACCTGCGCGAAGCGCCGAGCCTGGTTTTACTGGATGCACTGCTGACCGCTGGTGCGCGGGTGCAGGCCTGCGATCCGGCAGCTACGGGCGGCGTCGCTGCACGCTACCCATCGGCAGTCGAGGCGGGGCAACTGGTGCTGAGCGAATCCCCCTATGCCGTCACCCAGGGCGCGGATGCACTGGTGCTGATCACGGAGTGGAAGCAGTTCCGCCAGCCGGATTTTCTGCGTGTTCGCGGGGGGATGCGGATGCCGGTGCTATTCGATGGACGCAACATTTATGACGCCGATCAACTGGCAGAACTGGGTTTTCTTTATCGTGGCATTGGCCGGCCAGCAAGCGGCAGTTGTAAGGCTAGCGCGGCTTGA
- the galU gene encoding UTP--glucose-1-phosphate uridylyltransferase GalU, with the protein MIKKCLFPAAGYGTRFLPATKAMPKEMLPVVNKPLIQYGVEEALEAGLDQISIVTGRGKRALEDHFDVSYELEHQIKGTDKEKYLVGIRRLIDECSFSYTRQVEMKGLGHAILCGQPLIGDEPFAVVLADDLCLNLEGDSVLAQMVKLYNQFRCSIVAIQEVPKDETSKYGVIAGEMIREDIYRVSNMVEKPKPEDAPSNLAIIGRYILTPDIFDLIRSTPPGKGGEIQITDALMRQAQQGCVMAYKFKGKRFDCGSAEGYIDATNFCFENLYKTGKAF; encoded by the coding sequence ATGATCAAGAAATGCCTGTTCCCCGCTGCCGGTTACGGCACCCGCTTTTTGCCAGCGACCAAGGCAATGCCCAAGGAAATGCTTCCGGTGGTGAACAAGCCACTGATCCAGTACGGCGTCGAAGAAGCACTGGAGGCTGGTCTCGACCAGATCTCCATCGTCACCGGCCGCGGCAAGCGCGCACTGGAAGACCATTTCGACGTGAGCTACGAGCTCGAGCACCAGATCAAGGGCACCGACAAGGAAAAATACTTGGTTGGCATCCGTCGCCTGATCGATGAATGCAGCTTCTCCTACACCCGCCAGGTGGAGATGAAGGGCCTGGGCCATGCCATCCTTTGCGGTCAGCCGCTGATCGGTGACGAGCCGTTCGCCGTGGTGCTGGCCGATGACCTGTGCCTGAACCTGGAAGGTGACAGCGTACTGGCGCAGATGGTCAAACTGTACAACCAGTTCCGCTGCTCCATCGTCGCCATCCAGGAAGTGCCGAAGGACGAGACTTCCAAGTACGGCGTGATCGCCGGCGAGATGATCCGCGAGGACATCTACCGCGTCAGCAACATGGTGGAGAAGCCCAAGCCCGAAGACGCGCCGTCGAACCTGGCGATCATTGGTCGCTACATCCTCACCCCGGACATCTTCGACCTGATTCGCAGCACCCCGCCAGGCAAGGGCGGCGAGATCCAGATCACCGATGCGCTGATGCGCCAGGCCCAGCAGGGCTGCGTGATGGCGTACAAGTTCAAGGGCAAGCGTTTCGACTGCGGCAGCGCCGAGGGTTACATCGACGCCACCAACTTCTGCTTCGAGAACCTGTACAAGACCGGCAAGGCGTTCTGA
- a CDS encoding VOC family protein: MRPTLTHLALHVPDLDACIAFYQRFCGMQVIHERPGKGTRIVWMAEPGKEHQFIFVIMPGGQDRNLAANDYSHLGFALASREDVDRIAALAEREGCLVWPSRDEPYPVGYYCGLRDPAGNYVEFSYGQPLGPGSETMSIP; the protein is encoded by the coding sequence ATGCGCCCTACCCTGACCCACCTGGCCCTGCACGTACCCGACCTCGATGCCTGCATCGCCTTCTATCAGCGCTTTTGCGGCATGCAGGTGATCCATGAACGCCCCGGCAAAGGCACGCGCATCGTCTGGATGGCCGAGCCGGGCAAGGAACACCAGTTCATTTTCGTCATCATGCCAGGTGGCCAGGACAGGAACCTGGCCGCCAATGACTACAGCCACCTCGGCTTCGCTCTGGCCAGCCGCGAAGACGTCGATCGCATCGCCGCGCTGGCCGAGCGCGAGGGCTGCCTGGTCTGGCCGTCGCGCGACGAACCCTATCCAGTCGGCTACTACTGCGGCCTGCGCGACCCGGCCGGTAACTACGTGGAGTTCAGCTATGGCCAGCCGCTCGGCCCTGGCTCGGAAACCATGTCCATCCCCTGA
- the gorA gene encoding glutathione-disulfide reductase: MSYDFDLFVIGAGSGGVRAARFAAGYGARVAVAESRYLGGTCVNVGCVPKKLLVYGAHFAEDFEQASGFGWSLGEANFDWATLIANKNREIERLNGIYRNLLTNSGVSLFEGHARIVDAHTVEVNGQRHSAGRILIATGGWPQIPDIPGREHAISSNEAFFLKQLPKRVLVVGGGYIAVEFASIFHGLGAQTSLLYRGDLFLRGFDGAVREHLRDELNKKGLDLQFNADITSIARNADGSLAATLKDGRVLEADCVFYATGRRPMLDNLGLENVEVKLDERGYIKVDDLFQTSTPSILALGDVIGRVQLTPVALAEGMAVARRLFKPEEYRPLDYRMIPTAVFSLPNIGTVGLSEEQAIEDGHKVKVFESRFRPMKLTLTENPERTLMKLVVDADSDRVLGCHMVGPEAGEIVQGLAVALKAGATKQIFDETIGVHPSAAEEFVTLRTPTRG, encoded by the coding sequence ATGAGTTACGACTTTGACCTGTTCGTTATCGGCGCCGGTTCCGGCGGCGTACGTGCGGCGCGCTTCGCCGCTGGTTATGGTGCCCGCGTGGCGGTCGCCGAGAGCCGCTACCTCGGCGGCACCTGCGTCAACGTCGGCTGCGTGCCCAAGAAGCTGCTGGTGTACGGCGCGCATTTCGCCGAGGACTTCGAACAGGCCTCGGGGTTCGGCTGGTCGCTGGGCGAAGCCAACTTCGACTGGGCGACGCTGATCGCCAACAAGAACCGCGAGATCGAACGCCTCAATGGTATCTACCGTAACCTGTTGACCAACAGCGGCGTAAGCCTGTTCGAAGGCCATGCGCGTATCGTCGATGCCCATACCGTCGAGGTGAACGGTCAGCGTCACAGCGCCGGACGCATTCTGATCGCTACGGGCGGCTGGCCGCAGATCCCGGACATTCCCGGTCGCGAGCACGCCATCAGCTCCAACGAAGCCTTCTTCCTGAAGCAACTGCCCAAGCGCGTATTGGTTGTGGGTGGCGGCTACATCGCGGTGGAGTTCGCCTCGATTTTCCATGGCCTGGGCGCACAGACTTCGCTGCTGTATCGCGGCGACCTGTTCTTGCGTGGCTTCGACGGCGCGGTGCGTGAACACCTGCGCGATGAGTTGAACAAGAAAGGCCTGGATCTGCAGTTCAACGCCGATATCACCAGCATTGCGCGCAATGCCGATGGCAGCCTGGCTGCAACGCTCAAGGATGGCCGTGTGCTGGAGGCCGATTGCGTGTTCTACGCCACTGGCCGCCGACCGATGCTGGACAACCTCGGCCTGGAGAATGTCGAGGTCAAGCTGGACGAGCGCGGCTACATCAAAGTGGACGACTTGTTCCAGACCTCCACCCCATCGATTCTCGCCCTGGGCGATGTGATCGGCCGCGTGCAACTGACGCCAGTCGCCTTGGCCGAAGGCATGGCTGTGGCGCGTCGGCTGTTCAAGCCAGAGGAATATCGCCCGCTGGATTACCGGATGATTCCCACCGCGGTGTTCAGTTTGCCGAACATCGGCACTGTCGGCCTCAGCGAGGAGCAGGCCATCGAAGACGGGCACAAGGTGAAAGTCTTCGAGAGTCGTTTCCGCCCGATGAAGCTGACGCTGACCGAGAACCCGGAGCGCACGTTGATGAAGCTGGTGGTCGATGCCGACAGTGACCGCGTGCTCGGCTGCCACATGGTCGGTCCGGAGGCCGGCGAAATCGTCCAAGGGTTGGCCGTTGCACTTAAGGCTGGCGCCACCAAGCAGATCTTCGACGAGACCATCGGGGTGCATCCAAGTGCTGCCGAGGAGTTCGTCACTCTGCGTACGCCTACCCGGGGCTGA
- a CDS encoding trimeric intracellular cation channel family protein, whose product MQQLFYIADLFGVAVFAITGALMAGRKSMDLFGVLVMAIVTALGGGTLRDLILDNHPVSWIRDDTYILVASLAALGTVVWVRMTRPIHEKGLLIADAFGLAVFTVYGTELALQHGTPTSTAVIMGVMTGVVGGVIRDVLCNEIPLIFQKEIYATACIAGALTFIGLRMLGTPHWLDTCVAMLVVLGARLAAIHWHLRLPRFHLLDRH is encoded by the coding sequence ATGCAGCAGCTGTTCTACATCGCCGATCTGTTCGGTGTAGCAGTGTTCGCCATCACCGGTGCGTTGATGGCCGGACGCAAGTCCATGGATCTGTTCGGTGTGCTGGTGATGGCCATCGTCACCGCCCTGGGCGGCGGTACGCTGCGTGACCTGATTCTGGATAATCACCCGGTCAGCTGGATTCGCGACGATACCTACATCCTGGTCGCCTCGTTGGCAGCGCTGGGCACGGTGGTATGGGTGCGCATGACCCGGCCGATCCATGAGAAAGGCCTGCTGATCGCCGATGCCTTCGGCCTTGCAGTGTTCACCGTCTACGGCACCGAACTGGCGCTGCAGCATGGCACACCGACCAGCACGGCGGTGATCATGGGGGTGATGACCGGTGTGGTCGGCGGGGTGATCCGCGACGTGTTGTGCAACGAGATTCCGCTGATCTTCCAGAAGGAAATCTACGCTACCGCCTGCATTGCCGGCGCGCTGACCTTCATCGGTCTGCGCATGCTGGGTACTCCGCACTGGCTGGATACCTGCGTCGCCATGCTGGTGGTGCTGGGCGCTCGCTTGGCAGCCATTCACTGGCACCTGCGCTTGCCGCGTTTTCATCTGCTGGACAGGCATTGA
- a CDS encoding VOC family protein gives MIERLDHLVLTVADIATTVDFYERVLGMRHERFGAGRSALAFGQQKFNLHQAGREFEPKASRPTPGAIDLCLITLWPLERVLAHLAEQGVVVEEGPVARTGAIGPIESVYFRDPDGNLIEVSRYLEPAQ, from the coding sequence ATGATCGAACGACTGGATCATCTGGTACTGACGGTGGCCGATATCGCCACCACGGTGGACTTCTACGAGCGTGTGCTGGGCATGCGTCATGAGCGTTTTGGCGCCGGGCGCAGCGCCCTGGCCTTCGGTCAACAGAAATTCAACCTGCATCAGGCGGGCCGCGAGTTCGAGCCCAAGGCAAGCAGGCCGACGCCAGGTGCCATCGACCTGTGCCTGATCACACTGTGGCCGTTGGAGCGGGTGCTGGCGCATCTGGCCGAGCAGGGCGTGGTCGTCGAAGAAGGGCCGGTGGCTCGTACCGGCGCCATAGGCCCTATCGAGTCGGTGTACTTCCGTGACCCGGATGGCAACCTGATCGAAGTCAGCCGCTATCTCGAACCCGCCCAGTAG
- the galU gene encoding UTP--glucose-1-phosphate uridylyltransferase GalU, giving the protein MIKKCLFPAAGYGTRFLPATKSMPKEMLPVVDTPLIQYGVEEALEAGLTQIAIVTGRGKRSLEDHFDISYELEHEISNTGKEKSLSGVRHLIDQCTFSYTRQMEMKGLGHAILTGRPLIGDEAFAVVLADDLCLNLDGDGVLTQMVKLYEQFRCSIVAIQEVPMEEVSRYGVIAGEALRDDIFRVESMVEKPCPEDAPSNLAIIGRYILTPDIFALIEQTDPGSSGEIQITDALMKQAKEGCVLAYKFKGQRFDCGSAEGYVQATNFCFENRHKTHPVTASPRLQAV; this is encoded by the coding sequence ATGATCAAGAAATGCCTGTTTCCAGCTGCCGGTTACGGCACCCGTTTTCTTCCCGCGACCAAGTCGATGCCCAAGGAAATGCTGCCGGTGGTGGATACGCCGTTGATTCAGTATGGCGTCGAGGAGGCACTCGAGGCCGGGCTGACACAGATCGCCATCGTCACCGGACGCGGCAAACGTTCGCTGGAAGATCACTTCGACATCAGTTACGAGCTGGAACATGAAATCTCCAACACCGGCAAGGAAAAGTCCCTGAGCGGTGTCCGTCACCTGATCGACCAGTGCACCTTCTCTTATACGCGCCAGATGGAAATGAAGGGCCTCGGCCATGCCATCCTTACTGGCCGGCCCTTGATCGGTGACGAAGCCTTCGCCGTGGTGCTAGCCGATGACCTGTGCCTGAACCTCGACGGCGATGGCGTACTGACCCAGATGGTCAAGCTTTACGAGCAGTTTCGCTGCTCCATCGTGGCTATCCAGGAGGTACCGATGGAGGAAGTCTCGCGCTATGGCGTGATCGCCGGTGAGGCCTTGCGCGATGACATCTTCCGTGTCGAGAGCATGGTGGAAAAACCCTGTCCCGAAGATGCGCCCTCCAACCTGGCGATCATCGGTCGCTACATCCTGACGCCCGACATCTTCGCCCTGATCGAACAGACCGATCCGGGCAGCAGCGGTGAAATCCAGATCACCGATGCGCTGATGAAGCAGGCCAAGGAGGGCTGCGTTCTGGCCTACAAGTTCAAGGGCCAGCGCTTCGATTGTGGCTCGGCCGAAGGTTATGTGCAGGCCACCAATTTCTGCTTCGAGAACCGTCACAAAACGCATCCTGTGACGGCTAGCCCGCGTTTGCAGGCGGTCTGA
- a CDS encoding general stress protein has product MATNKNPGNFANDRQKASEAGRKGGHNSGGNFANDRQRAAEAGRKGGQSRRRDLEP; this is encoded by the coding sequence ATGGCGACCAACAAGAATCCGGGTAACTTCGCAAACGATCGACAGAAGGCTTCGGAGGCAGGCCGAAAAGGCGGCCATAACAGCGGCGGCAACTTTGCCAATGACCGCCAGCGTGCAGCTGAAGCTGGGCGCAAGGGCGGCCAGAGTCGCCGCCGTGACCTCGAGCCGTGA
- a CDS encoding hemerythrin domain-containing protein, producing the protein MNAIDLLKKDHETVKELLGKLEETTERAVQTRKKLLLKIEQELKIHTELEERIFYPAFKRAGDKNDAVLTVEAKEEHRVVEALVLPDIKKTPPSALEFAGRAKVLKELLEHHIEEEERDMFPQARKLLSNRQLEELGEAMEVLRKSLKDNSQAKAA; encoded by the coding sequence ATGAACGCCATCGATCTGCTGAAAAAAGACCACGAAACCGTCAAAGAGCTGTTGGGCAAACTTGAGGAGACCACCGAGCGCGCCGTGCAGACACGCAAGAAGCTGCTGCTCAAGATCGAGCAGGAGCTGAAGATCCATACCGAGCTGGAAGAGAGGATTTTCTATCCAGCTTTCAAGCGGGCCGGCGACAAGAACGACGCAGTGCTCACCGTCGAAGCCAAGGAAGAGCATCGTGTGGTGGAGGCTCTGGTGCTACCGGACATCAAGAAAACCCCGCCCTCGGCGCTGGAGTTTGCGGGGCGGGCCAAGGTGCTCAAGGAGTTGCTCGAACACCATATCGAGGAAGAGGAGCGTGACATGTTTCCCCAGGCCAGAAAGCTGCTGAGCAATCGTCAGCTGGAGGAACTGGGTGAAGCGATGGAAGTGCTGCGCAAATCGCTCAAAGATAACTCGCAGGCCAAGGCGGCCTGA
- a CDS encoding class I SAM-dependent methyltransferase gives MHEHAFDSAETLALLRLGTLLRARGYHFVPPTPLTHQRVNQRPGNQRAHDLRDVFGWSRPFQDGLLEAEIVEAMRGAGVLQAQGDGWLSRVRWATLGDGLYAHSRFPTDETDAVFFGPDTYRFTRLLRDYLNRSNQPLRRIADIGCGAGPGAITAALLRPGAEVMALDINPRALALTAVNARLAGIYNLRVQSSDLLCDVEGQFDLIIANPPYMLDAQQRTYRHGGGKHGAGLSLAIFDTAMERLAPGGTLLLYTGVAIFDGEDPLLNAIRLSLRDTGWNWSYEEIDPDVFGEELDKMDYAQAERIACVALRLTYQPHLRQR, from the coding sequence ATGCATGAGCACGCCTTCGATTCCGCCGAAACCCTTGCCTTGCTGCGTTTGGGCACGCTCTTGCGCGCACGCGGTTATCACTTCGTCCCCCCTACCCCACTCACTCACCAGCGTGTCAACCAGCGCCCAGGGAACCAACGCGCACACGACCTGCGCGATGTCTTCGGTTGGAGTCGCCCCTTCCAGGACGGCTTGCTGGAGGCCGAGATCGTCGAGGCGATGCGTGGCGCGGGAGTGTTGCAAGCTCAGGGGGATGGCTGGCTCAGCCGGGTGCGCTGGGCGACGCTGGGCGACGGTCTCTATGCGCACTCACGCTTTCCCACCGACGAGACCGATGCGGTGTTCTTCGGCCCCGATACCTATCGTTTCACCCGCCTGCTGCGCGACTACCTGAACCGTAGCAACCAACCACTGCGCCGTATCGCCGACATCGGCTGCGGCGCTGGTCCTGGGGCGATCACCGCAGCGCTACTGCGCCCTGGTGCGGAGGTGATGGCGCTGGATATCAACCCGCGTGCGCTGGCCCTGACGGCGGTGAATGCGCGGCTCGCCGGTATCTACAACCTGCGTGTGCAAAGCAGTGATCTGCTGTGCGATGTGGAGGGACAGTTCGATCTGATCATCGCCAACCCGCCCTATATGCTCGATGCGCAGCAACGCACCTATCGCCACGGCGGTGGCAAGCATGGTGCCGGGCTGTCGCTGGCGATCTTCGACACGGCGATGGAGCGACTGGCGCCGGGCGGCACCTTGCTGCTGTATACCGGCGTGGCCATCTTCGACGGCGAAGACCCATTGCTCAACGCTATTCGCCTGTCCCTGCGCGATACCGGTTGGAACTGGAGCTACGAAGAAATCGATCCGGACGTGTTTGGCGAGGAGTTGGATAAAATGGATTATGCCCAGGCCGAGCGCATCGCCTGTGTGGCCCTGCGTCTGACCTATCAGCCCCACCTTAGACAGCGTTGA
- a CDS encoding iron-containing redox enzyme family protein: MSIASFVDTPATQPISLAASCGPWQRIYRQLLEEPVHGHALARDFIEECLHEAQRLPCNLPPTVQALPAWSVQHSQAVSVEYASYLAERRAGEGRRYFTGHAHALYFLRSVAPTKLVDGAWLYGTLPHWRDNRLYPLVRTYLEELGDGIAAQNHVCLYRRLLATQGCDDLGELDDALYRQGAIQLALGLLTEDYLPEVIGYNLGYEQLPLHLLITAFELNELGIDPYYFQLHVTIDNSASGHAAKAVQSLLDNLPLVGDAQAFYRRVMRGYCLNDLGIGSTAVIEHFDLERELLRALERKRSVATHMHSDYCRIEGRTVNEWLGETDGLGGFLEALQRQGWIRRNRDPANSRFWRLVEGEGASMFGVFSVYERHLLHDWIAGSWSQDTQYNPFRRRHPSAVAQLPKTAQQCGELDRERHDLLVELQHLDATQREARLIALQAPAYHSTTAGLSASRTFAALAKQAR; the protein is encoded by the coding sequence ATGTCGATCGCGAGCTTCGTCGACACGCCTGCTACCCAGCCCATTTCCCTTGCCGCCAGCTGCGGCCCCTGGCAACGCATCTACCGTCAGTTGCTGGAGGAACCCGTGCACGGCCATGCCCTGGCGCGCGACTTCATCGAAGAGTGTCTGCACGAAGCACAGCGCTTACCCTGCAACCTGCCGCCAACGGTGCAGGCGTTGCCGGCCTGGTCTGTTCAGCACAGTCAGGCAGTGAGCGTTGAATATGCGAGCTACCTGGCCGAGCGGCGGGCTGGCGAAGGGCGTCGCTACTTCACCGGTCATGCCCACGCCTTGTATTTCCTGCGCAGCGTCGCACCGACCAAGCTGGTCGATGGCGCCTGGCTCTACGGCACGCTGCCGCATTGGCGTGACAACCGTCTGTACCCGCTGGTGCGTACCTACCTGGAAGAGCTGGGCGATGGCATCGCTGCGCAGAACCACGTCTGCCTGTATCGCCGGCTGTTGGCAACGCAAGGCTGCGACGACCTGGGCGAACTGGATGACGCGCTCTACCGCCAGGGCGCGATCCAGTTGGCCCTGGGCTTGTTGACCGAGGATTACCTGCCCGAGGTCATCGGTTACAACCTCGGCTACGAACAATTGCCGTTGCACCTGTTGATCACGGCCTTCGAACTCAACGAACTGGGCATTGATCCCTATTACTTCCAACTGCACGTCACCATCGACAACAGCGCCAGCGGTCATGCCGCCAAGGCGGTACAGAGCCTGCTGGACAACCTGCCACTGGTGGGCGATGCGCAGGCGTTCTATCGACGGGTGATGCGCGGCTATTGCCTCAACGATCTGGGCATCGGTTCCACCGCGGTGATCGAGCATTTCGATCTCGAGCGTGAGCTGCTACGGGCACTGGAGCGCAAGCGCAGTGTGGCCACCCATATGCACTCCGACTACTGCCGGATAGAGGGGCGCACGGTAAACGAATGGCTGGGCGAAACCGACGGCCTTGGCGGTTTTCTCGAGGCTCTGCAACGTCAGGGCTGGATCAGGCGTAACAGAGATCCGGCCAACAGCCGCTTCTGGCGGCTGGTCGAGGGCGAAGGTGCTTCCATGTTTGGTGTGTTCAGTGTCTACGAACGGCACTTGCTGCATGACTGGATCGCCGGCAGCTGGAGCCAGGACACCCAATACAACCCCTTTCGCCGCCGCCATCCGAGCGCCGTGGCGCAGTTGCCGAAAACCGCGCAGCAGTGCGGTGAACTGGATCGCGAGCGGCATGACCTGCTGGTGGAGCTCCAGCATCTGGATGCCACTCAACGGGAAGCACGGCTGATCGCATTACAAGCGCCAGCCTATCACTCGACAACGGCCGGCCTGAGCGCCAGCCGAACCTTCGCCGCGCTGGCAAAGCAGGCGCGCTGA
- a CDS encoding carboxylate-amine ligase, translating into MAASTFGIEEEYFLTDLNSRRVAQNGVEAFAEASRRELGERITREMFAAQFEVVSPVLHDLDEARKCLGDARRTLARLAAEHDCGILAAGTHPLEQWRRVQAMDTARYRAIFDDYRIVASRSVLAGLHIHVGVPKEVDRIRLMNRLTPWLPLLLGLSASSPFWDGRPSGLMSYRQAVCDEWPRMGIPDHFHDTAEYQHYLKVMTDTGCIASAINLWWNIRPSLRYPTLELRIADACPSLEDALCIAGLFRAMVDHALNAPHPAWFDDPLTRILTVENRWRAKRRGMRGLFVEPHSQRTLPFTAWLETALQCITEHVPAKDRPILAHARKLARLGGSAEAQLRIYRRARCNGVEQRDALYEVVDTLLAQTALQEVRQIA; encoded by the coding sequence ATGGCAGCAAGCACTTTTGGCATCGAGGAAGAATATTTTCTCACTGATCTGAACAGCCGTAGGGTCGCGCAAAACGGTGTTGAGGCATTTGCCGAAGCCAGCCGGCGCGAGTTGGGCGAGCGGATCACACGGGAGATGTTCGCTGCCCAGTTCGAAGTGGTGAGCCCTGTGTTGCATGACCTCGACGAGGCGCGCAAATGTCTGGGCGACGCGCGCCGCACCCTGGCCCGGCTGGCTGCTGAACACGACTGCGGCATCCTCGCGGCCGGCACTCATCCGCTGGAGCAGTGGCGCCGCGTGCAAGCCATGGACACAGCGCGTTATCGGGCGATTTTCGACGACTACCGTATCGTCGCTAGCCGCAGCGTACTGGCCGGCCTGCACATACATGTCGGAGTGCCCAAAGAAGTCGACCGCATACGCCTGATGAACCGGTTGACGCCATGGTTACCCTTGTTGCTGGGGCTGAGTGCCTCCTCGCCATTCTGGGATGGCCGACCCAGCGGGCTGATGAGCTATCGCCAGGCCGTCTGCGATGAGTGGCCACGGATGGGAATTCCCGACCATTTTCACGATACCGCCGAGTATCAGCACTATCTGAAGGTGATGACCGACACCGGCTGCATCGCCTCGGCCATCAACCTGTGGTGGAACATTCGCCCCTCCTTGCGCTATCCGACGCTGGAGCTGCGCATCGCCGATGCCTGTCCCAGCCTTGAGGATGCGCTGTGCATTGCCGGGCTGTTTCGCGCGATGGTCGATCATGCCCTGAACGCACCGCACCCTGCCTGGTTCGACGATCCACTGACGCGCATCCTTACCGTGGAAAATCGCTGGCGGGCCAAGCGCAGGGGGATGCGCGGCCTGTTCGTCGAACCCCACAGCCAACGCACGCTGCCGTTCACTGCCTGGCTGGAGACGGCGCTGCAGTGCATCACCGAACATGTCCCAGCCAAGGATCGGCCAATACTGGCGCACGCACGCAAACTCGCACGTCTGGGCGGCAGCGCCGAAGCGCAGCTGCGTATCTACCGACGTGCGCGTTGCAATGGCGTCGAACAGCGTGACGCGCTGTATGAAGTGGTCGACACGCTGCTGGCGCAGACGGCTCTGCAGGAGGTTCGGCAAATAGCCTGA